Proteins found in one Triticum urartu cultivar G1812 chromosome 4, Tu2.1, whole genome shotgun sequence genomic segment:
- the LOC125553912 gene encoding uncharacterized protein LOC125553912, producing MGNLISAGAAAGASGGKVVMADGSVRALSEPVSVAELMMDHPRHFVVDARLLQQRKGAAAGGASKVAPLPADHVLGAGGVYVLLPATRGKVSAEEARRVLTASRSLARSRSMPGGLRRKLSSRKSREADDADRSAKNEAAAAAVAEMERREEAAATADGFEEHRPEFLSRELSCRGWKPSLNTIEERVIPKKVSHWLF from the coding sequence ATGGGGAACCTGATCtcggcgggcgcggcggcgggcgcgaGCGGAGGGAAGGTGGTGATGGCGGACGGGAGCGTGCGGGCGCTCAGCGAGCCCGTGTCCGTGGCGGAGCTCATGATGGACCACCCGCGCCACTTCGTCGTCGACGCGCGCCTGCTGCAGCAGCGGAAGGGCGCCGCAGCCGGCGGGGCCAGCAAGGTCGCGCCGCTGCCGGCCGACCACGTGCTGGGCGCGGGCGGCGTCTACGTCCTGCTGCCGGCCACCCGCGGCAAGGTGTccgccgaggaggcgcggcgcgTGCTCACGGCGTCGCGGTCGCTGGCGCGCTCCAGGTCAATGCCGGGCGGGCTGCGGAGGAAGCTCTCGTCCAGGAAGAGCCGGGAAGCCGACGACGCCGATAGGTCGGCCAagaacgaggcggcggcggcggctgtggcagaaatggagaggagggaggaggcggcggcgacggcggacGGGTTCGAGGAGCACCGCCCGGAGTTCTTGAGCCGGGAGCTGTCGTGCCGGGGGTGGAAGCCGAGCCTGAACACCATCGAAGAGCGTGTCATTCCCAAGAAGGTGTCCCATTGGCTCTTCTGA